From Chitinispirillales bacterium ANBcel5, one genomic window encodes:
- a CDS encoding metal ABC transporter substrate-binding protein, which produces MKIVRLHAIVCIIMFGVLNSWSQLRVTTTTTDLAALVETIGGDLVDVTSLSRPLQDAHYLDATPGMVVRISRSDLFVENGFELETGWVPEVLRETRNRRVRRGGEGHVDASNGIQAIQIPQSISRDQGDVHPSGNPHYTLEPVLAQQAARNIADGLIRVDGANSETYLKNLEQYIERSNEIVEKWVEKFEPYSGTSIIIYHKHFDYMLKTLGLDIVDAIEPLPGIAPSAGHVATLLSTFDSESVRAVIMEPWHDQRVGKQVAEGIGVDLVVGCPSVGSCDGANCVITLFETNAAKIYEAINATGGN; this is translated from the coding sequence ATGAAGATAGTTAGATTACATGCCATAGTTTGCATCATAATGTTTGGAGTTTTAAATAGCTGGAGTCAGCTGCGTGTAACAACAACAACTACAGATCTTGCCGCACTTGTGGAAACAATAGGCGGTGATCTGGTTGATGTGACTTCACTTTCACGTCCTCTTCAGGATGCACACTACCTGGATGCTACCCCCGGGATGGTAGTGAGAATCTCAAGAAGTGATCTTTTCGTGGAAAATGGTTTTGAGCTTGAAACCGGATGGGTACCGGAAGTGCTTAGAGAAACTCGCAATCGCAGGGTACGGCGTGGTGGTGAAGGCCATGTTGATGCATCAAATGGTATTCAGGCTATTCAGATTCCACAGAGCATAAGTCGTGATCAGGGTGATGTTCATCCATCAGGAAACCCACATTACACTCTTGAACCGGTGCTTGCTCAACAGGCTGCCCGAAACATTGCGGATGGTTTGATTCGTGTTGATGGAGCTAACAGTGAAACGTACCTTAAGAATCTGGAACAGTATATTGAGCGTAGCAATGAAATAGTAGAAAAGTGGGTGGAAAAGTTTGAACCATATAGCGGAACGAGCATTATTATTTACCACAAGCACTTTGATTATATGCTTAAAACACTTGGTTTAGACATAGTTGATGCTATAGAACCACTTCCTGGTATCGCTCCCTCCGCCGGCCATGTAGCCACACTGTTATCAACCTTTGATTCTGAAAGCGTGAGAGCTGTAATAATGGAACCCTGGCATGATCAAAGAGTAGGAAAGCAGGTAGCTGAAGGTATTGGTGTTGATCTTGTAGTAGGGTGTCCAAGTGTTGGCTCCTGTGATGGAGCAAATTGTGTGATCACTTTATTTGAAACTAATGCGGCTAAAATTTATGAAGCTATAAATGCTACCGGAGGTAATTGA
- a CDS encoding metal ABC transporter ATP-binding protein, which produces MDLLKFNNVTLGYGPHTILREINLKVRKGDFFGLVGPNGSGKSTLMKSMLGLVRPRHGSINWLSGVPKRGYVPQREQVDPLWPMRVRDLLRLTLCSADSALFYNRKEQVQVGKVMELTEIEHLRNQTLDTLSGGEMQRVLLARALIIEPDVLFLDEPTAAMDLVASQKFLSIITGIHHSRNVTVILVTHDLQSLVDRAHRLGIIQNGALHSDTADKLLTSINLSTIYKEPMVVKKVEGRTVIFPEKTAGEIKR; this is translated from the coding sequence TTGGATCTGTTAAAGTTCAATAATGTAACCCTTGGCTATGGACCACACACTATACTTAGAGAGATAAATCTTAAAGTTAGAAAAGGTGATTTTTTTGGCCTCGTTGGTCCAAACGGATCCGGAAAATCGACTTTAATGAAATCTATGCTGGGCCTGGTCAGGCCTAGACATGGATCAATTAATTGGCTTTCTGGAGTACCCAAACGGGGTTATGTACCTCAGAGGGAGCAGGTTGACCCTTTATGGCCTATGAGAGTAAGAGACCTTTTAAGACTAACGCTCTGTAGTGCTGATTCTGCTTTGTTTTATAACCGAAAAGAGCAGGTACAAGTGGGTAAAGTGATGGAGTTAACAGAAATTGAACACCTTAGAAACCAGACTCTTGATACACTTTCTGGTGGAGAGATGCAGAGGGTGCTTTTAGCCCGGGCACTTATTATTGAACCGGATGTACTTTTTCTCGATGAGCCCACAGCCGCAATGGATCTTGTAGCTTCGCAGAAGTTTTTATCAATTATCACTGGGATTCATCACTCAAGAAACGTGACTGTTATCTTGGTAACCCATGATTTACAATCACTTGTAGACCGTGCACATCGGTTAGGTATTATTCAGAACGGTGCACTTCATAGCGATACTGCAGATAAGTTACTCACCTCAATCAACCTTTCCACTATCTACAAAGAACCTATGGTGGTCAAAAAGGTTGAGGGAAGGACGGTAATTTTTCCCGAAAAAACAGCAGGGGAGATTAAAAGGTGA
- a CDS encoding metal ABC transporter permease, translating to MIETISEMYSFTFMQNALAVGVFGGGLLAFLGIFVHLRRIVFLGAALPQIVATGIAAAVFFAISPILGAIGGGILGIVLLSFTGKKSHLPPDGWIGLAFAAGSSVAIVLVALSPAPDGEVLRFFTGDILGTTRSDALFAFGAAIAVGIIFRLFWSRIVITGFDPVMSATMGIKVQLWDALVFLCLGVALAIVMNTAGGMLAFSMLVGPSAAALILFRSFPLIIIFSVLTGMLASFGGLTASFLYDLPGGPAMATAALVPVVIAWIYNSVKALKYRRV from the coding sequence GTGATAGAAACAATAAGTGAGATGTATTCATTTACTTTCATGCAAAATGCGCTTGCTGTGGGTGTCTTTGGTGGGGGATTACTTGCTTTTTTAGGCATTTTTGTCCATCTTAGGAGAATTGTATTTCTTGGCGCTGCATTACCCCAAATAGTTGCAACAGGAATCGCAGCAGCGGTTTTTTTCGCCATATCTCCTATACTTGGAGCAATTGGGGGTGGAATTCTCGGAATAGTCCTGCTGTCATTTACTGGCAAAAAAAGTCATCTACCCCCGGATGGATGGATTGGGCTTGCATTTGCCGCAGGGTCTTCTGTGGCTATTGTGCTGGTTGCACTTTCACCAGCACCAGATGGAGAAGTACTCAGATTTTTCACGGGAGATATACTTGGAACCACCCGTAGTGATGCGCTTTTTGCTTTTGGAGCCGCAATTGCAGTAGGTATAATTTTCCGATTGTTTTGGAGCCGAATTGTAATTACTGGGTTCGATCCTGTGATGTCGGCAACGATGGGAATTAAAGTTCAGCTATGGGATGCTTTGGTATTTCTGTGTCTTGGTGTTGCTTTAGCAATTGTGATGAATACTGCCGGTGGAATGCTTGCATTCAGTATGCTTGTTGGTCCTTCAGCTGCTGCTCTTATTCTTTTTCGCAGCTTTCCTTTGATTATTATTTTTTCAGTTCTTACCGGAATGTTAGCTTCTTTTGGAGGTTTGACAGCTTCTTTTCTTTACGATCTTCCGGGTGGACCTGCTATGGCAACAGCTGCTTTGGTTCCCGTAGTTATTGCATGGATCTATAATTCCGTAAAGGCATTAAAGTACCGCAGAGTGTAA
- a CDS encoding BamA/TamA family outer membrane protein — translation MFKKALFITIFLSLSISNPTYGYDFTSIDSSNIKSVQIVGADNVCHHLIKQISGIDTSVVLTHDLIEKGKQHLLQSVLFSEVQVFYTKEQNGADVFIKIEEGPRFSISDIGGMLYSYKYGERDPWWRLQFGITDHNFRNKMERLSLTASIWEWRSLALLWVKPLIGTPYYIGLGSSFASYPYDIWAYDYRDIVARAQIGRNLNHQTRVAFNIIPTFRRRIGRASSSDTSVVEEGVKDFYEAFATLSLIKDHRSRRFDPESGFYNRTQLMTNYLYHGANTPFWQLSNDFRFYLTSFLESHKFAFRLNTTVRNRNAGNYHRRMYGGSGQVRGYTTKELGANFVVNNSILFSSEYRFPIWTAPDMPFPLVSILYPGVRTLSWRIDGALIYDYARIGSKLSDLIVAGSETETGHGVGAALRIMFPNIRNTICFDVVFGRRKRDPKTNPSFTWPPVLYLYLDMHF, via the coding sequence GTGTTTAAAAAAGCCCTTTTCATAACAATTTTCCTTTCTCTCTCCATTTCAAACCCCACCTACGGGTATGATTTCACATCCATAGATAGCTCAAACATAAAAAGTGTACAAATTGTGGGTGCTGATAATGTTTGCCACCATTTGATCAAACAAATCAGTGGCATCGATACTTCTGTTGTATTAACCCATGATCTTATTGAAAAGGGCAAACAACACCTTCTTCAGTCTGTTCTTTTTTCTGAAGTTCAAGTTTTCTATACAAAGGAACAAAACGGTGCAGACGTTTTTATCAAAATTGAAGAAGGGCCCCGATTTTCAATCTCAGATATTGGGGGGATGCTCTACTCTTATAAATATGGTGAGCGTGATCCATGGTGGCGCTTGCAATTTGGTATTACCGACCATAACTTCAGAAACAAAATGGAGCGTCTTTCTCTCACCGCTAGCATCTGGGAATGGCGTAGCCTTGCTCTTTTGTGGGTAAAACCGTTAATAGGAACGCCCTACTACATCGGTCTGGGGTCATCATTTGCATCTTATCCTTACGACATTTGGGCTTATGATTACAGAGACATAGTTGCACGTGCACAAATTGGTCGTAACCTTAACCATCAAACAAGAGTTGCTTTTAATATAATACCTACTTTCAGGAGAAGAATAGGTCGCGCATCATCTTCGGACACAAGTGTTGTAGAAGAAGGGGTAAAGGATTTCTATGAAGCCTTCGCAACCCTAAGCCTTATAAAGGACCACAGGTCCCGTAGATTTGACCCTGAAAGCGGTTTTTATAATCGAACACAACTTATGACTAACTATCTTTACCATGGTGCTAATACTCCTTTTTGGCAACTATCAAACGATTTCAGGTTTTACCTCACCTCTTTTCTGGAATCTCACAAATTTGCTTTTCGATTGAATACCACAGTTAGAAACAGAAACGCAGGTAACTATCACCGGCGTATGTACGGTGGAAGTGGACAGGTACGGGGATACACTACTAAAGAACTGGGAGCTAACTTTGTGGTAAACAACAGCATTCTTTTCTCCTCAGAGTACCGGTTCCCTATCTGGACAGCTCCGGATATGCCATTTCCATTGGTCAGTATTTTATACCCCGGGGTAAGAACCCTTTCATGGCGAATTGATGGAGCTTTAATTTATGATTATGCAAGGATTGGGTCCAAACTTAGCGACCTGATTGTAGCAGGTAGTGAAACTGAAACAGGCCACGGTGTTGGCGCTGCTCTGAGAATAATGTTTCCAAATATCAGAAATACAATTTGTTTTGACGTCGTATTTGGCAGAAGAAAAAGGGATCCTAAAACTAACCCCTCATTTACCTGGCCTCCGGTGCTCTATCTCTACCTGGATATGCATTTTTAA
- a CDS encoding 3'-5' exonuclease translates to MSKYTSGLNESQRDAVLYNEGPLLVIAGAGSGKTRVLTMRIARLVAEKRCNPEQILAVTFTNKAAKEMKERVASLTSKPVADKMTLCTFHSLGVRILREEGEIVGLNKNFTIIDEHERTSTLKSIMRAAGVRGLKNEDPNEFGTRISLAKNASLIPSEYKKENPEDRKLFRVYNSYNQILLKRQTVDFDDLLLLPLQIFRKKPEILKKYQQRFKFISIDEFQDTNAVQMKLATLLAFPSNNIMVVGDDDQGIYSWRGAEIQNIISFSSTFKGAKTVVLDKNYRSTSQILGGAHAVVCNNRIRKFKEITAVAGEGDPIFHYKADDEEDEAIWIAEKIKEHDKHTSFSYKDHAILLRTNAMTRRFEEELRRHRIPYKVSGAMSFYDRKEIKDILAYLRFFSNTDDELSLLRVLKVPSKGIVKSTIEKLDEMAAFRRMSLWDAMQRANENDKITPEQKRKIETFVELCNRYTTLFNQGILATSFRALLEECNYFELLKKAYSEPDELEPRLANIEEMFHGLEIYEKKHKRKTPTLSGYLQEIALLTQDEQQENEKDKNKGVILMTLHKSKGLEWPVVILAGLDREVMPSPRAVSEGKVEEERRLFYVGMTRAQKRLYLTYPGTKMFRGKMKQVTPCPFLREIPQEFLDGIIGEKQDEEKLEYLDSFFKEMQSKLSQTTSEELD, encoded by the coding sequence ATGTCAAAATACACTAGTGGATTAAATGAAAGCCAACGGGATGCAGTTTTATATAATGAAGGTCCATTACTTGTAATAGCTGGCGCTGGTAGTGGAAAAACTCGTGTTCTAACCATGCGCATAGCACGTCTGGTTGCAGAAAAACGATGTAACCCTGAGCAGATACTTGCAGTCACATTCACCAATAAGGCTGCTAAGGAGATGAAAGAAAGAGTGGCCTCTTTGACCTCCAAACCTGTGGCTGACAAAATGACTCTGTGCACTTTTCATAGTTTGGGAGTCAGAATCTTACGCGAAGAAGGTGAAATCGTTGGTCTTAATAAAAATTTCACTATCATTGATGAACATGAACGCACCTCAACATTAAAATCGATAATGAGAGCCGCAGGTGTCCGGGGGTTGAAAAATGAGGATCCAAATGAGTTTGGAACCCGAATAAGCCTGGCAAAAAACGCTTCCTTGATTCCTTCGGAGTACAAAAAAGAGAATCCTGAAGATAGAAAGCTCTTTAGAGTATATAACAGTTATAATCAGATTTTACTAAAACGACAGACAGTTGATTTTGATGATCTGTTACTGTTACCTCTTCAAATTTTCAGGAAGAAACCTGAAATACTGAAAAAATACCAACAACGTTTCAAATTCATATCCATCGATGAGTTTCAGGATACAAATGCTGTTCAGATGAAACTGGCCACACTCCTGGCTTTTCCATCAAACAATATCATGGTAGTTGGGGATGATGATCAGGGTATTTATTCATGGCGGGGTGCAGAGATACAAAACATAATCTCTTTCTCCAGCACCTTTAAAGGGGCCAAAACGGTAGTTTTGGATAAAAACTACCGCTCGACCAGCCAGATACTTGGCGGAGCACATGCGGTGGTATGCAATAACAGAATCAGAAAATTTAAAGAGATAACTGCTGTAGCGGGTGAAGGGGATCCGATATTTCATTATAAAGCGGATGATGAAGAGGATGAAGCGATATGGATAGCAGAAAAGATAAAGGAGCACGATAAACATACCTCATTTTCCTATAAGGATCACGCCATTCTTCTGCGCACCAATGCTATGACGCGCCGGTTTGAGGAGGAACTGCGACGGCACAGAATTCCTTACAAAGTCAGTGGTGCCATGAGCTTCTACGATAGAAAAGAGATTAAGGATATTTTAGCCTATCTTCGCTTTTTTTCCAATACAGATGATGAGCTTAGTTTATTAAGAGTCCTTAAAGTACCTTCAAAGGGGATTGTTAAGTCTACCATAGAAAAACTCGATGAAATGGCAGCATTTAGAAGAATGTCGCTGTGGGATGCTATGCAACGGGCCAATGAGAATGACAAGATTACTCCAGAACAAAAGCGAAAAATCGAAACTTTTGTTGAACTGTGTAACAGGTATACTACTCTTTTTAACCAGGGTATCCTCGCCACATCCTTCAGAGCCCTTCTTGAGGAGTGCAACTACTTTGAATTATTAAAAAAAGCATATTCCGAACCAGACGAACTTGAACCCCGATTGGCCAATATTGAAGAGATGTTTCATGGTCTTGAGATATATGAAAAAAAACATAAGAGAAAAACACCGACTCTAAGCGGATATCTTCAGGAAATCGCGCTTCTCACTCAGGATGAGCAGCAGGAAAATGAAAAAGATAAAAACAAAGGTGTGATCCTTATGACGCTTCATAAATCTAAGGGTTTGGAATGGCCGGTGGTAATCCTTGCTGGTTTGGATCGGGAAGTAATGCCTTCACCAAGAGCAGTATCAGAAGGGAAAGTGGAAGAAGAACGTCGACTCTTTTATGTTGGTATGACACGGGCACAAAAGAGGCTCTATCTTACCTATCCGGGGACTAAAATGTTTAGAGGGAAGATGAAGCAGGTTACCCCATGTCCTTTTCTAAGAGAGATTCCTCAAGAGTTCCTGGATGGAATAATCGGTGAAAAACAGGATGAGGAAAAATTGGAGTATCTTGATAGCTTTTTTAAAGAGATGCAATCTAAACTCTCACAAACCACCTCTGAAGAATTAGATTGA
- a CDS encoding FAD-binding oxidoreductase gives MKITEGKERILKHYPDLLSDESKYTDGVPSKICFPESAKDISNILKEAFKTSTPVTLSGARTGVTGGASPIDDSVLISFSKMNRILSCDWIDENTPVLYCEPGVTLKEIDDFLLNPRSWPSKVKGSENLAPGRFFYPPDPTESSAQLGGTVATNASGARSYYYGPTRSYIESLQVVVFPDQTIDLKRNSPNNESNTINYFNFLNDASFKDLTSPCIKNASGYYLHKDMEPLDLFIGSEGTLGVISKIGIKLTKRVDLTGGLTFFPCNDTAFDFADYLRTIKFVTAIEYFDSSALRLFSTPYKPSNLTVPQFPEKMNCAIYWEYIENDEAPFESIFEKWEQILKQCKSSFELTWSGFDPQEMKRLKEFRHAVPELVNMVVNYNQQKDPGIRKFSTDSSIPHSKFRLWFKECVELLKKEPIQYAAFGHLGDYHLHINILPQSSKELKRSEALYHKFMKSACLAGGTISAEHGVGKLKKSYLKYMYGLDSINTMKAIKQKFDPQSLLNRGVLFE, from the coding sequence ATGAAAATCACTGAAGGCAAAGAGCGGATTTTAAAACACTACCCTGATTTGCTCAGTGATGAATCAAAGTACACAGATGGAGTTCCTTCCAAAATTTGTTTTCCGGAATCAGCTAAGGATATTTCAAATATTCTAAAAGAGGCCTTTAAAACTTCCACTCCGGTCACCTTAAGTGGTGCAAGAACCGGAGTTACGGGAGGGGCATCCCCAATCGATGATTCTGTTTTGATTTCGTTTTCAAAAATGAACAGAATACTCTCTTGTGATTGGATAGATGAAAATACGCCGGTTCTTTACTGCGAACCAGGAGTCACTCTTAAAGAAATAGATGATTTTCTGCTTAACCCTCGTAGCTGGCCCAGTAAGGTCAAGGGTAGTGAAAATCTTGCTCCGGGTCGTTTTTTCTATCCACCTGATCCCACTGAATCCAGTGCTCAGTTGGGAGGAACTGTAGCAACAAACGCTTCCGGCGCACGCTCCTATTACTATGGTCCCACGCGCAGCTATATAGAATCCCTTCAGGTTGTTGTTTTTCCAGATCAAACCATTGATTTAAAAAGAAATAGCCCAAACAATGAAAGTAATACAATAAACTATTTCAATTTCCTAAACGACGCTTCATTTAAAGATCTCACATCTCCCTGTATCAAAAACGCATCCGGATACTATTTGCACAAAGATATGGAACCACTTGATCTCTTTATTGGTTCAGAGGGTACACTTGGGGTTATCTCTAAAATTGGAATTAAACTAACCAAAAGAGTTGATTTAACCGGTGGTCTAACCTTTTTTCCGTGTAATGATACCGCTTTTGATTTTGCCGATTATCTTCGTACTATTAAATTCGTGACTGCAATTGAATACTTTGATTCCAGTGCGCTTAGACTTTTTTCAACCCCTTACAAACCATCTAACCTAACAGTTCCTCAGTTCCCAGAAAAGATGAACTGCGCCATTTATTGGGAATATATAGAAAATGATGAAGCTCCTTTTGAAAGCATCTTTGAAAAATGGGAGCAAATACTCAAGCAGTGCAAATCATCCTTTGAGCTAACCTGGAGCGGCTTTGATCCACAGGAGATGAAACGATTAAAGGAGTTTCGCCATGCAGTGCCTGAACTTGTTAATATGGTGGTCAACTATAACCAACAAAAAGACCCGGGGATCCGTAAATTCAGCACAGATTCCTCAATCCCCCATTCAAAATTTAGGCTTTGGTTTAAAGAGTGCGTTGAGCTACTTAAAAAAGAACCTATTCAATATGCAGCTTTCGGTCATCTGGGCGACTACCACCTCCATATCAATATTTTGCCACAAAGTTCAAAAGAGCTTAAAAGATCAGAAGCTCTTTATCACAAATTTATGAAAAGTGCCTGCTTAGCAGGGGGAACAATTTCAGCTGAGCATGGAGTAGGCAAATTAAAGAAAAGCTATCTTAAATACATGTATGGCTTAGATAGTATTAATACTATGAAAGCTATAAAACAAAAATTTGATCCCCAATCACTTCTAAACAGAGGTGTTTTGTTTGAATAG
- a CDS encoding NUDIX hydrolase — translation MNSNSVNEKKIKNWKKSVENSGCTIRSLEAIKEIRKKDGSLLFALLETDVISPEGNKLPHVLFIRGDACVIVTLIKNSDTGEEKFLMVGQRRIGNGFMSLEFPAGMLDEEDDPVEVAIQELYEETGLRVSRSDIYPLNDKKLYSSAGASDEGIYYYGCIKKMDEKTYHSFANKKTGSVHENEFITTVLKTRTEAEKESSSLQVRLGFYLFENSRNSG, via the coding sequence GTGAATTCCAACAGTGTAAACGAAAAGAAAATAAAAAATTGGAAAAAATCTGTTGAGAATTCAGGGTGCACTATACGCTCACTGGAGGCTATAAAGGAGATTAGAAAAAAAGATGGCAGCCTTTTGTTTGCACTTCTTGAGACCGATGTAATTTCCCCGGAAGGAAACAAACTTCCCCATGTACTTTTTATCAGAGGGGATGCATGCGTAATAGTGACTCTGATTAAAAATAGTGATACCGGTGAAGAGAAATTTCTCATGGTTGGTCAGAGGCGTATTGGAAACGGATTTATGAGCCTGGAATTCCCCGCCGGTATGCTCGATGAAGAAGATGACCCGGTTGAAGTAGCAATTCAGGAACTCTATGAAGAGACTGGGTTACGTGTAAGTCGAAGCGATATCTATCCTCTGAATGATAAAAAACTGTATAGTAGTGCTGGTGCAAGTGATGAAGGTATATACTATTATGGGTGCATAAAAAAGATGGATGAAAAAACTTACCATTCTTTTGCAAACAAAAAGACTGGTAGTGTTCATGAAAACGAATTCATTACCACGGTACTGAAAACCCGCACAGAAGCAGAAAAAGAGAGCTCATCACTACAGGTACGGTTAGGCTTTTACCTTTTTGAAAACAGTAGAAATTCGGGATAA
- a CDS encoding nucleoside recognition domain-containing protein, with protein MDELTSASFESANSAVTLAIGLIGAMALWLGIMKIAETAGLLKVIARAIRPLMVRLFPDVPAEHPAMSAIIMNMAANMLGLGNAATPMGIKAMTELDKLNPQKDTASNAMCLFLAINTSSVTILPLGVISVRAAAGATTPASILLPAIMATFCSTLTAVVVSKLLSKRSPNPAQISDSLKNKDNFEEMLKEEKKESDLTPPGLVGKIFAYCTIGVFALSVPFLIRQSGQLPTFNLDLITSATGWLVPIIMGGLLILGYLKGVKIYEVLTNGAKEGFQVAIRIIPFMVAIFVAIGMFRASGALELFTRTLRPLTRLVGMPAEVLPMALIRPLSGTGAFGYMAEIVNNAPDSFSAFFSSIAQGSTETTFYVLAVYFGSIGIRKTRHALPAALTADAVGIASALFFAHLFFRI; from the coding sequence ATGGATGAGCTTACAAGTGCCTCATTCGAATCAGCTAACAGTGCAGTAACTCTGGCTATTGGATTAATTGGTGCCATGGCTTTATGGCTTGGAATAATGAAAATAGCTGAAACAGCCGGATTACTCAAAGTAATTGCACGTGCCATAAGACCCCTTATGGTGCGTCTATTCCCTGATGTACCTGCAGAACATCCCGCTATGTCTGCAATTATAATGAATATGGCTGCTAATATGCTTGGTCTTGGGAATGCAGCAACACCCATGGGGATCAAGGCCATGACTGAGCTTGATAAACTTAATCCCCAAAAAGATACGGCTTCCAATGCTATGTGCTTGTTTTTAGCAATAAATACTTCCAGCGTTACCATTTTACCACTGGGTGTTATCTCTGTTAGAGCTGCTGCCGGTGCTACAACCCCTGCATCTATACTCCTTCCTGCTATTATGGCTACCTTTTGCTCAACTCTAACAGCGGTAGTGGTTTCTAAGTTATTATCTAAAAGGTCACCAAATCCGGCTCAAATTTCAGACAGTTTGAAAAATAAAGACAACTTTGAAGAAATGCTAAAAGAGGAAAAAAAGGAATCGGATCTGACCCCTCCCGGATTGGTAGGCAAAATCTTTGCCTACTGTACCATTGGAGTCTTTGCTTTATCTGTTCCCTTTCTTATTAGACAGAGTGGTCAGTTACCTACGTTTAATCTCGACCTTATCACCTCTGCAACCGGATGGCTTGTCCCCATAATAATGGGGGGACTTTTGATTTTAGGTTACTTAAAAGGGGTAAAAATCTATGAAGTTCTCACCAATGGAGCAAAAGAGGGGTTTCAGGTAGCTATCAGAATTATTCCCTTTATGGTAGCTATTTTTGTAGCTATTGGTATGTTCAGAGCAAGCGGAGCACTTGAACTGTTCACCCGTACATTACGCCCGCTTACCAGGCTTGTCGGTATGCCTGCAGAGGTTCTTCCAATGGCGCTTATACGCCCCCTTTCCGGGACCGGAGCTTTTGGGTATATGGCAGAAATAGTGAATAATGCTCCCGACAGTTTTAGCGCATTTTTCTCTTCTATAGCGCAAGGCTCCACAGAAACAACCTTTTATGTGTTGGCTGTTTATTTTGGAAGCATAGGGATAAGAAAAACCCGTCACGCTCTTCCTGCCGCTCTTACGGCCGATGCTGTAGGTATTGCTTCGGCTTTATTCTTTGCTCACCTCTTTTTCAGGATATAA
- a CDS encoding flagellar biosynthesis anti-sigma factor FlgM gives MDIRSLSNAYGAYSKESLIKKSEKVTSDIPSKKVEERVEFSDTSLNLRKIKDVVDASPEVRIKMVEEIQEKIRYNSYPIESNFYKAMQKFSGNDLSWLQKELNE, from the coding sequence ATGGATATTCGGAGTTTATCGAATGCTTACGGGGCTTATTCTAAGGAATCTCTGATCAAGAAGAGTGAGAAAGTAACATCTGATATACCCTCAAAAAAAGTAGAAGAACGAGTAGAGTTCTCCGATACTTCATTGAACCTCAGGAAGATAAAAGATGTAGTTGATGCTTCTCCTGAAGTTAGAATTAAAATGGTTGAAGAAATTCAGGAAAAAATCAGGTACAACTCTTACCCTATAGAGTCAAATTTTTATAAGGCAATGCAGAAATTTTCTGGAAATGATCTTAGTTGGTTGCAAAAAGAGCTCAATGAATAA
- a CDS encoding HEAT repeat domain-containing protein — protein sequence MDHKEALKLLSSNQVDEIQKSLHYFCSNGSISDVSTLMPLINHDQFKIRKLAVTTLSTIIKENLINHYCQIAQDVRLKLGSIMEKLDPRIVEEIGNDLYCENESRRLRAVQILGLLKKNPKTRQILANLIKDRDVKIRATAINLLGKMIGPHDQDLVLSLLTDEDTRVRANTVEALESMQNKRLVPILLRLRLDPNNRIRANVLKALYNLGYTDIESDLLDMLSLENPFMKASALWVLSQITIKAQSLEDAAGECMLNDNPMVVKNAKNALERIATPKAKGYVKYLSGIFSDN from the coding sequence ATGGATCATAAGGAAGCACTTAAATTACTATCATCTAACCAAGTAGATGAAATACAAAAATCGCTCCACTACTTCTGTTCCAATGGCTCTATTTCCGATGTCTCAACATTGATGCCCCTGATTAATCATGATCAATTTAAAATTCGCAAATTAGCTGTAACTACCTTATCTACAATTATTAAAGAGAATTTGATAAACCACTATTGTCAGATAGCACAGGATGTTCGTCTTAAACTTGGATCTATAATGGAAAAACTCGATCCAAGAATAGTTGAAGAGATAGGAAATGATCTTTATTGCGAGAATGAATCAAGAAGGCTCAGGGCGGTGCAGATACTGGGGTTACTAAAGAAAAATCCCAAAACCAGACAGATATTAGCTAACCTTATAAAAGACAGGGATGTTAAGATACGGGCAACAGCAATAAATCTTCTTGGAAAAATGATCGGACCCCATGATCAGGACTTAGTTCTCTCTCTTCTTACAGATGAGGACACACGTGTGAGGGCTAATACAGTCGAGGCTCTCGAAAGTATGCAAAATAAAAGACTTGTACCTATTTTACTGAGACTTAGACTCGATCCTAATAACCGTATACGTGCAAATGTACTCAAAGCGCTCTACAATCTTGGCTATACTGATATAGAATCAGATTTGCTTGATATGCTCTCTCTTGAAAACCCCTTTATGAAAGCATCTGCATTGTGGGTACTTTCTCAGATTACTATCAAAGCTCAATCACTGGAAGATGCCGCGGGTGAATGTATGCTTAACGATAATCCTATGGTGGTAAAAAATGCTAAAAACGCACTCGAAAGAATTGCTACCCCAAAAGCCAAAGGGTATGTCAAATACCTGAGCGGAATTTTTTCTGATAATTAA